One part of the Vitis riparia cultivar Riparia Gloire de Montpellier isolate 1030 chromosome 6, EGFV_Vit.rip_1.0, whole genome shotgun sequence genome encodes these proteins:
- the LOC117916569 gene encoding uncharacterized protein LOC117916569: protein MGKTVKWSWTSALIGAASATAAAALVNAKPKDPAFHLISISLTSFKFNFPVLDAEVILTVHVTNPNIAPIHYSSTVMSIFYDGSHLGSAQIDAGSQAPKSCQVLRLPARLDGLELLTHHAGRFLADVRRREMTLDATVDIEGAAKVLWWDHKFKVHVDSHVVVDPLYLDVIDQENKSDLELRLA, encoded by the coding sequence ATGGGCAAAACCGTAAAATGGAGCTGGACTTCTGCTCTGATCGGGGCGGCGTCGGCTACAGCCGCTGCGGCTCTCGTAAATGCGAAGCCCAAGGACCCGGCCTTCCACCTCATCTCAATCAGCCTCACCTCCTTCAAGTTCAACTTCCCAGTCCTCGATGCCGAGGTCATCCTCACCGTACACGTCACCAACCCCAACATCGCGCCCATCCACTACTCCTCGACGGTCATGTCTATCTTCTACGACGGCTCTCACCTCGGCTCCGCCCAGATAGACGCCGGCTCCCAGGCCCCCAAGTCCTGCCAGGTGCTGCGGCTTCCTGCTCGACTCGACGGGCTGGAGCTGCTGACTCATCACGCGGGGCGGTTCCTGGCTGACGTTAGGCGGAGAGAGATGACGCTGGATGCCACAGTGGACATCGAGGGTGCAGCGAAGGTGCTATGGTGGGATCACAAGTTTAAGGTACACGTGGACAGTCACGTTGTCGTTGATCCTTTGTACCTTGATGTCATTGATCAGGAAAACAAGTCTGATTTGGAACTTCGCCTTGCATAA
- the LOC117916276 gene encoding keratin, type II cytoskeletal 1-like: MARPSRIHLDAGHDESDTGYNLYLDSALNRLDSDDSTDISIPFNAVDSGPYYQSMIDTIVEASPDIKGPTGYQIGNAYLEEEVQELEFSNHSKIKVRLKEVIKRLEADFDRQAKAINEVKLFVDGRREFGSTLTKKEINQPLPGLPTNEEGRETIHEDDGATNRRVGRCTSNATQERDVDSRRKGKASRKISSSSSSDDGDNEGNKRGGGTSGGNRGIGGTGEGTGGYGSTGGGYELPTQFVYSSYD, translated from the exons ATGGCTCGACCAAGTCGTATCCACCTTGATGCTGGCCACGACGAGTCCGATACCGGATACAATTTATACCTAGACTCGGCCTTGAATCGGTTGGACTCAGATGACTCGACCGATATTTCGA TACCCTTTAATGCAGTTGACAGTGGGCCttactatcaatcaatgattgataccatagTAGAAGCAAGTCCAGACATCAAGGGTCCCACTggataccaaattggaaatgcatatttggaagaggaggtgcAAGAGCTTGAG TTCTCCAACCATTCGAAAATTAAAGTTCGATTAAAGGAAGTTATCAAGAGATTAGAGGCAGATTTTGATAGACAAGCAAAAGCTATTAAcgag gtgaaattatttgttgacggCAGAAGAGAATTTGGAAGTACActtacaaagaaagaaataaatcaaCCTCTTCCAG GTCTTCCTACTAatgaagaaggtagagaaaCAATTCATGAAGATGATGGTGCCACAAATCGTAGAGTTGGTAGGTGTACAAGTAATGCTACACAAGAAAGAGATGTTGATTCCCGTCGTAAAGGTAAGGCTTCtagaaaaatttcttcaagttctagtagtgatgatggtgacaatgAGGGCAATAAGCGGGGTGGTGGCACTAGCGGGGGCAATAGAGGAATTGGTGGCACTGGTGAGGGTACTGGAGGATATGGTAGCACTGGGGGTGgttat GAATTGCCAACCCAATTTGTATATTCGTCATAcgactga